A region from the Chitinispirillales bacterium genome encodes:
- a CDS encoding YccF domain-containing protein, with protein MGVLRIIGNILWFIFCGFWLGLGWLFFGLLWCITIIGIPVGLQCFKLSGMGFLPFGKEIERENISNPLNILLNILWFIFGGLWLSLGYFTAGILCCVTIAGIPFGVQCFKLTALAFMPFGAKVLAKK; from the coding sequence ATGGGGGTTTTAAGGATTATCGGTAATATTCTTTGGTTTATCTTCTGCGGTTTCTGGCTTGGGCTCGGCTGGTTGTTTTTCGGTTTATTATGGTGCATTACAATAATCGGAATACCTGTCGGTTTGCAGTGTTTCAAGTTAAGCGGCATGGGTTTTCTTCCGTTCGGCAAAGAAATCGAAAGAGAAAACATCTCAAACCCTTTAAATATATTGCTAAATATCTTGTGGTTTATTTTCGGCGGCTTGTGGTTATCGTTAGGTTATTTTACTGCGGGAATTCTCTGCTGTGTAACTATTGCGGGCATTCCGTTCGGAGTTCAGTGTTTTAAACTGACGGCGCTGGCGTTTATGCCGTTTGGAGCGAAAGTCCTCGCAAAGAAATGA